A genomic segment from Glycine max cultivar Williams 82 chromosome 1, Glycine_max_v4.0, whole genome shotgun sequence encodes:
- the LOC100799483 gene encoding uncharacterized protein, with the protein MAKLHFALSFTLLLLLCNASAAPSTTLPAKIVSGFLSNAVPAFTKWVWSLKAPTKTAIGAKSMMKFESGYTVETVFDGSKLGIEPYAVEVLPNGELLILDSANSNIYRISSSLSLNSRPKLVAGSAEGYSGHVDGRFREARMNHPKGITVDNRGNIYVADIMNMAIRKISDSGVTTIAGGKWSRGGGHVDGPSEEAKFSNDFDVVYVGSSCSLLVIDRGNQAIREIQLHFDDCAYQYENGFPLGIAVLIGAGFFGYMLALLQRRLGTIVASQDAEGAAMSGISPSPYQKPLNSARPPLIPSEDESDKQEESFFGSIGKLLTNAGASVVEIMGALFPGFRKNPPQSYEFQSPPLFQQPQKQVNAWPVQESFVIPDEDEPPSIDPRTPTPRKTYAFMSKDAEKMQQLWQSRAFYSGWDGDLQQQQQLKHQQQQQQQQLKHHRHQYHSSVPHTYYEQSHEETNEIVFGAVQEQDGKKGTVVIKPVDYGQSVYDHHYIRPRISSMGHINKY; encoded by the exons ATGGCAAAGCTCCATTTTGCGTTGAGTTTCACACTTTTGCTTCTACTCTGCAATGCCTCAGCTGCACCATCCACTACTTTACCCGCCA AGATTGTTAGTGGGTTTCTCTCAAATGCCGTGCCTGCATTCACCAAATGGGTGTGGTCACTCAAAGCACCCACCAAAACCG CGATTGGTGCGAAGTCGATGATGAAGTTCGAGAGTGGGTACACTGTGGAAACCGTGTTTGATGGAAGCAAGCTTGGAATTGAGCCTTATGCAGTTGAGGTGTTGCCTAATGGGGAGCTTCTCATTCTGGATTCGGCTAATAGTAACATTTATAGGATTTCGTCCTCGCTTTCTTTGA atagCAGACCGAAGCTGGTGGCAGGATCTGCTGAAGGATATTCTGGACATGTTGATGGAAGGTTTAGGGAGGCGAGGATGAATCACCCCAAAGGGATAACGGTTGATAACCGAGGAAATATCTATGTTGCAGATATAATGAACATGGCAATTAGGAAAATTAGTGATTCAG GGGTGACAACAATTGCTGGAGGAAAATGGAGCCGGGGAGGGGGTCATGTTGATGGTCCAAGTGAAGAAGCTAAATTTTCTAATGattttgatgttgtttatgtTGGAAGTAGTTGCTCCCTACTTGTCATTGATAGGGGGAACCAAGCCATCAGGGAGATCCAACTACACTTTGATGATTGTGCTTATCAATACGAAAATGGATTTCCACTTG GAATTGCAGTGCTCATTGGTGCTGGCTTCTTTGGTTATATGCTTGCATTATTACAGCGTAGACTTGGTACAATTGTGGCATCTCAGGAT GCTGAGGGTGCAGCTATGTCTGGCATTTCACCAAGTCCATATCAAAAACCCTTGAATTCTGCCAGACCTCCTTTAATTCCATCAGAAGATGAATcggataagcaagaagaaagtttcTTTGGATCCATTGGGAAGCTTCTTACTAATGCTGGGGCATCAGTAGTGGAAATAATGGGAGCCTTATTTCCTGGTTTCAGAAAAAACCCACCACAGAGCTATGAATTTCAAAGCCCACCACTGTTCCAGCAACCTCAAAAGCAAGTAAATGCTTGGCCTGTGCAAGAAAGCTTTGTGATTCCAGATGAAGATGAGCCTCCTTCAATTGACCCTAGAACACCAACACCACGGAAAACGTATGCTTTCATGTCGAAGGATGCAGAAAAGATGCAACAACTTTGGCAAAGTCGCGCATTCTATAGTGGATGGGACGGAGATcttcagcagcagcaacaactaAAACACCAACagcaacagcagcaacaacaactaaAACATCATCGCCATCAGTACCATTCATCAGTCCCTCACACTTACTATGAGCAAAGCCATGAGGAAACCAATGAGATAGTATTTGGGGCAGTGCAAGAGCAGGATGGGAAGAAGGGCACTGTGGTTATTAAGCCTGTGGATTATGGTCAATCTGTCTATGATCATCACTATATTCGACCTCGAATCAGTTCTATGGGTCATATCAACAAGTACTAA